From Methanobrevibacter ruminantium:
TGAAAAATTCATAAAAAAGTAATAAATTGATTAAATTTATAAAAAATAAAAACAAATATTGATTATTGAAAATAAAACAAACTATTTGATAAAAATTTACTATTTATAAAACTTAAAACTGATAAAATGAAATACAAAATTTTAGAAAATCCTAATTATGAAGAGACTTATGATCTTATTGAGGAAGGCTTTAGGAAAAAGGCAACCATACTTCTTTTTGCATGCTGTAGAGTCAGCTATGAAGGCCGTGCATTAAGTGAACTTGATTATGGTGAAAGAATAATCATGATGAAGCCAGACGGATGCTTCCTGATTCATCAGGACAATAAAGTGGATCCAGTCAATTGGCAACCTCCTAAATCAAGACCAAGAGCTTACATCAAAGATGAAATACTATTTTTGGAAAGTCATAGGCGCAGCCCTCCTGAAAGATTGGAAGTTGAGGTAAGAAAAGTCCATTACGCTAACTATAACCTAATTGAAGATTATGAAGAGCTTGAAAGAGCAGGCTATGAAAAGGATATGGGTGACATGATTTGGGAAAAGCCTCACATAATTGAGGAAGGATTCCGTCCAAGCGTAAGGGAATATGCAACAGAGCACGGATTCATTGACATTCTTGGAAATGATAGTGAAGGAAACCTAATG
This genomic window contains:
- the nucS gene encoding endonuclease NucS → MKYKILENPNYEETYDLIEEGFRKKATILLFACCRVSYEGRALSELDYGERIIMMKPDGCFLIHQDNKVDPVNWQPPKSRPRAYIKDEILFLESHRRSPPERLEVEVRKVHYANYNLIEDYEELERAGYEKDMGDMIWEKPHIIEEGFRPSVREYATEHGFIDILGNDSEGNLMILELKARKAGIAAVKQIRRYLSDFENRENKEIKGETGEKQKIRGLLVAPSIGDDALELLEEEGIEFVAVEPPRELKKDKKVTLDAFG